Genomic DNA from Dehalogenimonas lykanthroporepellens BL-DC-9:
ATATGGTCGATGGGGTTGGTCAGGTAGCGACCCTTGGCCTTGAGGGCGGCGGATTCGCCGGTCAGGTGCAGGGGGATCCTGGCGGCGATTTTCTCGGTCATTTTGACCTGATAGAAATCGACATGCAGGATGCTGTTGCCGACCGGGGGGCGCTGGACCTCTCTGACAAAGGCCATGCGCGGTTTCTTGCCCTTGAACTCCAGCGAAACCAGCCGGGAACTGCCGGCAGTGGCGATGACCTGTTCCAGGGCGGCGGTGTCGGCCTGGACTGTTTCCGAGGCGATGCTGTGGCCGTAGATATGGCAGGGAGTGACCCCGGCGCGGCGCAGAAAGCGGTTCTTCTTGCCGGTAGTCTCTCTCCTGGCAACGGCCAGAGAAATTTTTTCCATTTCATTGTCCTCCTTGGTTTACGAAGGTTTATTAAAGCAGAGCCGGGCGGCTCCGGTCAATTGGCAGACAGATTATGTCAACCATAAGACCGGAGCCGCCCGTGGATTGGCCGGATTCCGCTACTCTTCTTCTACCCTGACCGGCACCGGGTGTGCAATAGAGGCCGGTGAGGCATGGTACCAATGACCGGAACAGCCTTTGCGGCACCGGTATATAATAAGTGAGGAGTTCTGATATGAAGAAACCGGATTTACTGGTACTGATAGCCGTCTGGGAGGCGGCTACCGCCTTTTTGGCCGCCGTCGGCATCGCCGCGCTGGTGTTGACAGCTATTGCTCCGGATCACCTGTGGCGTCCCGATACGCCCTTCCTGGACGGCGACCGCATCTGGGTATTGTTCGGCATCAGTGTTGCCTCGCTGTTTCTGCTGGCTTATATCGCCCTGGCGGTGATTGCCGCCATCGGTCTGGCCAAGGGACGGGATTTCGGCCGGGTGCTTTCCATAGTTCACGGCGCGTTGTCCCTGCCGGCTTTCCCGGTGGGTACGGCCATCGGCATATTGCAGATAGCTTATCTGATGAAGCCGAAAGTGAAGGATTATTTCAACCGGGACCAGGTAACTACTGACCCGGGAAAAGTGTAGCCGCAAACTTTACCGAATGGTAAAATCGGCAGAGGAATTTCGGTCACCTGTCGAGGTGACGGACGATTGAATGAGGTGTGACGATGACCGACGCAGTAATTGTCCGGGATCTGGTTAAACGCTACGGTAGTCTGACGGCGGTCGACGGCATCAGTTTTTCGGTCGGCGACGGTGAGGTGTTCGGTCTGCTCGGCCCCAACGGTGCCGGTAAGACCACCACCATCGAGATGATCGAAAGCCTGAGAAAGCCGGACGCCGGCAGTATCACCGTCAAGGGCATCGACGCGGTGAATGATGCCCGCCGGTTGAAGGAAATCATCGGCGTGCAGTTGCAGAGCACCGCTCTTCAGGACATGATCAAGGTCCGGGAGGCGCTGGTACTCTACGCCTCCTATTACCAGACGTCGGTGCCGGCCGAAGAACTCCTGGCTGAAGTCAACCTGGCGGAAAAAGCGGGTGATTATATCAAAACCCTTTCCGGCGGCCAGAAACAGAGGGTGGCCCTGGCCCTGGCGCTGGTCAACGACCCTCAGGTATTGTTCCTGGACGAGCCGACAACCGGGCTGGACCCGCAGGCCCGCAGAAGTGTCTGGGACTGGGTCAGGCGTTACCGTGAACGGGGCAAGACCATCTTACTGACTACCCATTACATGGAGGAAGCCGAAACGCTGTGCGACCGGGTAGGCATCATCGACCACGGCCGAATCATCGCCCTGGGAACGCCGGCCGGTCTTATCGCCGAGGCCGGGTTGGAGGCGGCAGTGGAGTTCACCTGTCCGGAAGAACGGGTCGATGACCTGAAGACGGTTTTGGAGACTAGCGGCAAGCTGGTGGAGCGCGGCCAGGGACGTTATACGGTATTTACTGCCCAGCCGTCGGCGCTGTTGCAGGAACTGACCCGTGAGGCCAATACAGCCGGTATCAACCTGTCCGGACTGACAGTGAAGGAAGCTTCGCTGGAAGACCTCTTTCTGAAACTGACCGGACGGAATTTGAGGGAATAGGAGCGGACGATGAGCGCATTCACCACACAATTCCAGATGGAGAACAAGATGTATGTCCGCAATCGCGACGGGCTGTTCTGGACGTTGCTGTTTCCGGTATTTTTCATTTTACTCTTCGGTCTGATATACGGTGAGACCCTGTGGGACGACATGGGCCTGCGGGCCATCGATTACCTTCTGCCGGGCATCATCGTCATGGCGCTGATGGTCACCGGCATCATGTACACCGCCCAGGGTTTCGTCGAGGAGCGCGCCAGAGGGATTTACCGGCGCGTTTCGCTGACACCGGTCAACAAGGCGGTGATACTGGGGGCGCAATTGCTCAACCGCTACCTGCTGGTGCTGGCGCAGACGGCGCTGTTGCTCCTGGCCGGCATGATCATTTTCAGCGTCAGTGTCGAAGGCAACTGGGCTCTGTTCTTCCTGGTTCTCAGCCTGGGGGCGCTGTGCTTTCTGTCCATCGGCTTCGCTTTGACCGGCCTCATCCGGACACCGGCCAGCGCCAACGCTATCACCATGATTGTCTTTTTCTTTCTGATGTTCATGGGCGGCATCTTCTTTCCGGTGAGCATCATGCCGGAGTTCGTGGGATATGTGGCTAATGTTCTGCCGTCCACTCATCTCAATGACGCCATGCGGGCGGTGGCTATCGAAGGCGGCGGTTTCGGCGACATCGGTCTGAACGCCGCGGTGGTGGCCGCCTGGACGGTGGGCGCGTTCGTCCTGGCCTGGAAGACCCTGCGCTGGGAGTGATTGAGTAACGTTATGAATCAACAAGGAGAGTGGATATGTCGAGAAAAGCCAAACAAGCCTGGATCAGCCTGATTAGCCTGGCGGGATTGATTGTTCTGCTGGTGGGGCTGTTCACCGATCTATACCGTTTTCTGGTCGGGCTCATCATTGCCATAGCCCTGTGGGTAGGTAGCGGCATCCTGGGCAGGTACTGGGGAGTCAAGGGAGACTGAAGCCCGGAATTGGCTAATCAGCGGATGCGGTAGATGCGGACATCGCCGCGGCGGATCCGGCTGAGGAAAAAGGCCTTCAGGGCGTCGGCAGACCGGGTTCTGACCGGCGGCACGAACAGGAGCAGACCGGCCAGGTCGGTCAGGACACCGGGGAATATCAACAGCAGGCCGGCCAGCAATATCAGAGCACCCCGGAGCATTTCGTCACCCGGCGGCGTTCCCTGTTCCAGGTTGGCGCGGATGCGGGTCAGGGCGCTGAAACCCTGACGGCGGGCCAGTATGGCACCGGCCAGTCCGGTCAGGAGGACCAGGGCCACGGTATTGAAGACGCCGATATAGCCGCCGATCAGGATGAGCAGAGCCAGTTCGACGATTGGGATGATGATGAATAAAATAAGCGGCATATCAGTAGAAATCCTGAATATATGATTAGTCCGGGGCAGGGGCGACAATGTATTATATTCAATTGTAACACCTGGTATTCCGGTGAGCAACAGAATCCGGTGGGACAATACCGCCCAGCCGTTATCTGCCGGTTCGGTAACGGGAGGTGAAGCGTTGATCAGATTGACCGGAAAAGACCTGGACGGGGCCGTCCGGACGCTCGGCCGGGCTTTCGGCGAATACCGTCTGCTCCGGCATTATTATCCGGAACCGGCGGAGCGTCATGCCGTTGCCGAGACCATGGGGCGTATCGTGGTGTCCGTCTGCCTGAAATACGGCGAAGTTTACGCCGTTTCCGAAAAATTGGAGGGCGTCGCCGCCTGGTTGCCGCCGGGGCGGGCGCCGTTCGGCACCTGGCAGTTACTGCGGTCGGTTTCTCCGGCGACCCTGCTGGAATTCGGCCGTCGCGGAGCCGGGCGCATGCAGGCCTATGACCGGTTATTGGATGGACTGCACCGAAAGATGATAACCTGTCCTCACTGGTATCTGCATACCCTCGGGGTCGACCCGGATTATCGCGGTCAGCGGTTTTCCAGCCGGCTGGTGCGGCCGATGCTGGAGCGTTTCGACCGGGACGGACTGCCCTGCTTTGTGGATACCAATACCGAGGTCAACGTGGAGATATATCGCCGCTGGGGCTTCGAACTGGTTTTCGACCGGCTGGTGCCGGACACCGAAGTCCACTGTTACGGCATGGTGCGGCAACCGGAAATTCCGGAGAGAAGAACTGGTAGCGGAGAGGTGATATCATCGTAATCAATCGGACAGAGCGGTTTTCCCATTATTCCCACCTGGGCGGGGCTATCGCCGCCGTGGCCGGGCTGGTGGTTCTGCTGGTCTTCGCCTGGGGCCGCTGGGACTTACTGGCGGTCGTTCTCATCTACGGACTGGCGGTGACTACCCTTTTCTCCTTTTCGGCCGTCTATCACGCTCTCAAGAAGCGTGACAACGAGATTTCCGTCTGGCGCAAGCTGGACCATATTGCCATTTTCATCATGATCGCCGGCAGTTACACGCCGCTGGTCTATATCTATCTGGAGGGCGCCTGGCGCTGGGGGATGATTATCGCGCCGTGGACCATCGTGGTGGTGGGGGTCTTCTACAAGCTGTTCTGGATGAACGCGCCGCGGGTGCTGTCCCCTTTACTGTATCTGGGGATGGGCTGGCTGGCGCTCATTCCGCTCCGGGAACTGTGGCTGGGCATGCCGCCATGGGCGTTCTGGGGACTGGTGGGCGGCGGGGTGGCCTACAGCATCGGCGCGGTCATCTACGCCCTCAAGCGGCCCAATCCGGTACCGGGTGTTTTCGGCTTTCATGAAATCTTCCATATCTGGATACTCATCGGCGCGGCCATTCATTTCGCGGTGGTGCTGGGTTCGGTCATCGCCACCGGTTGACAACAACGGTTCGGGCTTGTGCTATAATTCATGGCGGCGCCGGGATGGCGGAATAGGCAGACGCAGCGGACTTAAAATCCGCCGACTTCGGTCGTGTGGGTTCGATCCCCTCTCCCGGCACCACTTCCAGTATTAAAATTTAGAATATCGGATTCCTGACCACGGGCGCTGAAGGTATGGTCGCGTCGAGGAGGCATTGTGGTGCAAGCCAGCCGGGAATTTCCATTCCTAACACCGTCATGCTTGGCCTGTTCGTGGCTGGATTCCAGAGTGGCCAGTGGCACGGAGTCATTTCACCGATAAGCCTCATCATCTGGCTCTTTTTCGACAACGTAAACATTTACGAGCGTCACAGCAACGGCGGCTGGCACAATTTCGGCTTTCTCTTCGGCGGCGGTGCCAGGGGTGCGTCCTCGAAGAAGAGCTGACAGCCAGCCGGGTCACCACCTTAAACACGAAGCGGGGCTTTTTGGGAAGCCCCGCTTTTTTATTGTTATACCGGTGGGTCAGCCGCCGGTCTTCTCTTTTTCCTCCGACTGACCCGGGTCTGAAGCGAAGCGGGCTTTGAGCCCGGCGTACCATTTTTGCCACCACGGGGTTTTGGGCGGTTTGCCGTTCGTCAGTTGCTTGAGCTGACCTTCCAGCTGGCGTACCCGCTCGGTGGCCGCGCCCAGTTGAGCGGCCAGGGCCAGGTTCTTTTCCTGAAGTTCCCGGAATACGGCCAGCATGTCGCCGGAGGCCCCGGCGGTGGGGTCATGACTGTCCAGGGATGTCTGTCCGGGCTTGTCCACCCCTTCCGCCCGGTGCAGGTCGGTCGGCAGTTCCCGGATGCGGTATTCCTCGCCGAAGGGGCCGTTGATCAGATCGGCCTTGAGTTTGCCGGCCTTGATGTAGCGACGGATGGTGCGGGTGGAGACATTGAGCTTGTCTGCCGCCTGGGCGATGGTCAGGTTTTTCTCCGTCATGGTGACCATAGTCTATACATCTGACCAGGGGGTGTCAAGGGGTTGAGGGTGATTTTAGAAAAACCGGAAGCAGGCCATTTTCAGCCTGCTTCCGGTTTTAACTGTGTTTTCGTCTAGCGGGCAGAATAGGCGGCGATAATCGCTGATATAACCGTCAAGACACCGAAGATTACATGAATCTCGGAACTGCCACCTTCTCCGGCTGAGAGCCCTCCCCCGATACCGGCCAGTATCGCCAGCCCCGCGGTGATGAGCGTCCACAGCTTGGTGTTTTTCATGCCTTCCTCCATCAAATTAATAAAGCCCGTATAATGCTATAATGGAATCAGGGATATGTCAACGATAAAACCGATAGAAACCAGAACCTTCAAGTCATTTATCGGTATGGTGCTGGCCGCCGGATTCACCGGTTTTCTGGTGGCCATACCGGGCATTCTCATCGGGGCCGAGGCGCTGTCCGGCTCCAATGCCGGCGGCTTCGAGGGCCTCATCGGCGCCATCATGGGCATGGTCATAGGCTATCCGCTGGGCGGCGTGCTGGGTATATGGATTTTCCGACGGGTATTTCGTTATCCCGGTTCGCTGTGGCTGGCGCTGGCCGGCGCCGTCATGGGAGTGGTGCTGATCTTCGGCCTGGCCGAGCCGCTGAATCTAAACAGCAATTCCGATGTTCTGCTGGGGAGTTACTTCATCCTGACGGTTCTGCTGGCAACCTGGGGTTACCATCTGCGGCCGGGTAGAGCCAAATAACGACGCGAAACAAGAGGGTTTGGAGGCGACGACCGGATTCGAACCGGTGAATAGGGGTTTTGCAGACCCCCGCCTTGCCACTTGGCTACGTCGCCGGTTTATCAATTCGGACAACCGGGGCATGTCCGCGCAGGTTCAAAATGGAGCGGAAGACGAGGCTCGAACTCGCGACCTCCTCCTTGGCAAGGAGGCGTTCTACCACTGAACTACTTCCGCAAATCCAGCAAAAATTATAACACAAACTGGTGCCGAGAGGGAGATTTGAACTCCCACGAGTTATTCACTCACTAGCCCCTCAAGCTAGCGTGTCTACCATTCCACCATCTCGGCACTGGCAGGAGTGGAAGGACTCGAACCCTCGACCGGTGGTTTTGGAGACCACTGCTCTACCAACTGAGCTACACTCCTATTGGAGCTAGGCGCGAGTAAATAGCATAGCGCAACCGTTTCGGCGTTGTCAATGCCCATGGGGCCGGTTTCAGGCGGCGATGCCGGAGAGCAGATTGTCCACCATTTCAGCGATGAACCGGTCGGGCCGGGTACGGTGATGGGAGGCGACGCTGGTGGCCCGGAGCAACACGATGGTATAAGCCAGGGTGCGGGCGGTAACGTCGGTGTTGTGGGGCTTCAGCTCGCCGGCGGCGATGCGTTCGTCCAGGTAGCTTTGAAACAGCCCGATGCCTTCGTTCATGATATTGCGCCAGATGCGGCGAACGATGGGGTGACTTTGCGTTTCATGGAAAAAGATATTCATCAGGCTGTCCTTCTGACCCAGCAGGTCGAAGAACTCCTGGCCGGTGACCTTCAGTACTTTGGCGGCGGGTTCGTTATGCAGGCGCTGAAGCAGTCCTTCGAGCTGAGGCAGGAAGCTGTGACGCTCCACTACCGCCTGCAGGAGCTGATCCTTGCTTTTAAAGTAGTGATACATCAGCCCCTGAGCGACGCCGGCCTCGGCGGCCAGTTCACGAACCGATGTCTCGGCGAAGCCCTTTCTGGCGAAAACATCCAGCGCGGTATCAATGAGCTGAAGGCGGCGCTCTTCGGCCTTCTCGTCACGCTGGGTGGGTTTTTTAGGCAGGCTGGCTGAACGTTCAGTCATATGCTCCGGATTATAGGAGCGGCTTCGGGCGGTGTCAAGACAGGCCCGGAAAACCGAAACCGGACGCGCGTGACGTCCGGTTCCTGGTTATCCGATTTTCAATTGAGAGGTGTTCTTAGGCGGCTTTGCCGATCTTGAACATCTTGGTGCCGCAGACCGGGCAGGCGCCCTGAGTGGCGGGACGGCCGTTTTTCATGGTGATGGCCTTGGCGTCCTTCATCTCTCTCTTGGTGCGGCATTTCATGCAATAACCTTCCACGGGTAACCTCCTACGTAAATTTGAATATACGATAGCCCAAGCTGAAGCGCTTGTCAAGAGCTTTGGCGGATAATTTTCAAAGCTGAGCGGTTAAATCGGCCGAAATAGCCCGAAAGTACTAGACGGCGCCGCGGGTGATGTTGGCCAGCGGTAGCATGATGGTCTTGCCCGGTTTGCGGTTAAGATAGCTTTTAGTGTACTGGGACGGGAAGGAATACACTACCTGGACACGGGGATGCTCCAGCCAGAAGACGAAGATACCCACCGTCTGCGGTTTGGTGCCGAAGGGGCCGATAATCATGTTGGCGGTGGCTTTGAATTCATCGTGGATGGCTTCCAAGGTGTTGCGGATTTCGTAGGGAGAATCGGCGGCTACATGGCGGACTTCCACGTTGGGCTGGGACAGCAGGACGTCGTTGTTCTTTTCCGCGTAACGCAGGTATTCTTCGTTGCCGTCACGGGGGGCGGTTATCAGGCAGATGGTGCGGGAGGGGTTGAACTGCTTCCATACCGACTGGGAACGCTCGGCCTCGAAACCCAGGAACAGCACCAGCACCGTTTCCTTTTCCAGAGACATGGATCCGAAGAAGTTGGCTACGGTGGTGATCTGGTGGACGCCCTGGGTCAGGCGTGACGGGGCATAGGTCTGGGTGGTATGCAGAACGCGCGGCAGGCCCAGGTTGAGTTCGGCGACCAGGTAATGCAGGAGGCCGAGCAGGTATATCTTGGAAAAACCGCTGATGTCCAAGGTGATGAAGGGTTCGTCTTCGTCCTTGGGTCGACACCGTTTCCAGACCGCCTTGAGCTGGGAGATGCCTTCGGCCGGGTCGTCCCGCTGACAGCGGATAACGAAGACGCCCTCGGAGGTCTTCCGGGATAGCAGGGCCTGTATCCGGTAGAGGTTGGAGTCTATCTGCGGTTGGTAGAGCGGTTCTTCGATGACGAAGATGATGGAATAACGCACCCGGAAGTTGCCGGACAGCCGTTCCATAGCAGAAACACTGCGGTCTTCGAACGAGGCACAGCAGATGAAAAGATCATCGGCGCCGTATTCGTTCAACCGGCCCAGGCTTTCGATTACGACAGGTTCATCGGTCGCCCGCATGCGGCGGTATTCTCCTCCTGCGTTGTGGGGTCAATATAATGCGGGAATGGTCAAAAGTCAAACGAGTCTGGTCTAGACAACCCCTTGACAAAATCCGGCTGGCGGGATGTGATATAATGCCGCCATGGCTCTTTTCTTCGCTTACGGCGCCGCTCTGAACCGGCGGCAGACAACCCGACAGTGTCCGGCCTGCCGGCCGAAAGTGACGGCCGAACTGCCGCATTATCAGATAGTATTTACCGGCTGGTCCCGGGTGTACCGGGGGGCCACGGCGTCATTGCGACCGTTCCGGGGCGCCCGCGTCAAGGGCGGCGTTTACGAAGTGCCGGAAACGGCACTCAAGAAACTGGACGCCGCCGAAAGTTTCCCCGCTCAGAGCGTCAAGATGAACGTAACCGTCTTCACCGAAGCCGGGGAGCAACTGGAGTGCTTTACCTACGTCCCCGCCCACCAGTCAGCCGAGGGCAAGCCGGCGCCGGAATACCTGGCGCTGATTCAGCAGGGATACCGGGACTGGGGTTTGGTCTAAACGGTCAAGCCTTAGACATTGGGGTTGACAAACGACCGCTAAACGCCGTCTAAAAGGTGTCGCAGCGGCGTTTCATCCGCCACCGGGCCGACCACCGCCAGGTGGAATTTGTCAGCCTGGATAATTTCTTCAGCCAGGTCGGTAATATCCTTGAGGGTAATCTTGTCCAGCCGGGTGATGACCTCTTCCGGGGTTAATATCTCCCCGGCCAATATTTCCTGACCGCCCAGCCAGGTGGCCACGTGGCGGGAATCCTCCAGCCGGAGGGCCATCCGCCCCTTGGACAGTTCGCGGGCCTTGTTCAGTTCATGCCGGGTAATGGTGGTCTTGAGCTTTTCCAATTCGTTGATGACCGCCGCCACCGCCTGTTCCAGGTTGTCGGTGTCCACGCTGGCGGCCACCGTCAGGGCGCCGGTATCCTGGAGAAAGTCAGCGTATGACTGAATGGCATAAGCCAGTCCCAGCTTATCGCGAATTTCAGTAAACAGCCGGGAGCTCATACCCTCACCAAGGATGACGTTGAGCAGGCTCTGAGTGTAGCGGCGCGGGTCAACCGTGGACATCGCCGGCATGGCCAGCTGGAAGTAAGCCTGTTCGATATCGCGGTGTTCGATGATCATGCGCCGGCCGCCGTTGGGGGTGAAGCCGGTGAAAACGCAGGACGGTTCCCTGGATTCCCATTCGCCGAACTCGTCGATAACGGCTTTTATCATTTGTTCGTGGGTCAGCCCGCCGGCGATGGAGACTACGGTGTTATCCGGACGGTAGTGACCGGACATGAAATTGAGGATATCGGCGCGGCCCATGTCCCGGATGGTGCTTTCGGTGCCGGCGATGTCCCGGCCCAGCGGATGGTTCGGCCAGAGAATGGAATCGATGAGCTGACAGACCTTCTGGTCGGGCTGGTCCTCGGTCATGTGGATTTCCTCGATGATGACCTGCCGTTCCCTCTCCAGGTCTTCAGGGTCGAACCGGGAATGAAGCATCATGTCGGCCAGCGTGTCCAGGGTGGGCATGAAATGACTGGAGGCCACCTTGGCCCAGTAGACGGTGGACTCCTTGTCGGTGCCACCGTTCATGATGCCGCCGACGCCTTCAATAGCTTCAGAAATATCGTGGGCGGTCCGGTGTTTCTCAGTGCCGCGGAAGAGCATGTGCTCAATAAAATGAGAAACACCGCCGAGGTTGTCCGGTTCGTAACGGGAACTGGTGCCGACAAAAACACAGATGGACGATGACAGGGTGTGGGGCATTTCCTGGGTCAGGATGCGCAGGCCGTTAGGCAGGGTAGTTTTACGGTACATTAATGACTCCTCTTGGCGCTAATTGTACCTGTTTTCGGCGACCAGGCAAAGTGGAATCGCAGTCCCATGGGACACGGCTCCTGATCAGTAAAACCAGCGCATCAGCAGTAATCCAAGGCCGAAGGTGACTGCGTTCAGTACCAGAACCAACAGCCGGACAACGGCGGGCTTGACCGGTTTCAGCATGATGCTCTGCTTCAGCCAGCGGCGGAAAAGCCAGGTCAGCAGATAGTATTCACTTACCAGCGGAAAAATCTCGGCCAGGAAAAAGGTGTTGGACGAATCACTTAATCCCATCAATCCAAATCCCAGCATGTTGGTTATCAGCAGGGTGACCAGGTTGAGCAGAAAAATTACTGAAAACGAAAGCCGAAGGCCGTGGTTGCCGACGAAATACCGCCGGAGGAAGAAGGTCAGTGCCACGGCTTCTATCAGCGCGCTCAATGGATATACCCACAAGGTAAGCGCCGCCAGCATCTGAGGCGGGAAGATGACATTGGCATGAGCCGGTTCAGGATAGGCCAGAAGCCCAAATCCGCAAACCACGGCACCGGTTCCCAGCCGTACAAGATTATGGCTAAGGTTCACTGTTTCTCTGACTTCCGTTCATGACGAGCCAGCCGCCAGGCTGTCATCAGGAGTATCAATCCCGTTATCATCAGGAGCCACGCCAACTGCGGGCCGCAGAAGAACGCTCAGCGGAAGCCCAGTATCCGGGTGGAAATGAAGGCATCGAGCCATGGCAGGAAGACGGCCGCCAGACCGACCGATACCAGCGCTTTGATGACAAAAGGACGGTTGAAGGTCAACTTTTGTTTCATTGATTCCTCAGCCCAATTTCATAAACCAAAGCGTATTCCTTGGCCGCCATGATGTCAAAGTAATTTTCAGGCGTTATCGGACGAAGGCCGGCCAGTCGGCCAGGCTGACCAGGGTGCCGCTGGAATAATCCAGGGCGAACACGGTTTCACTGGCTATTCGACGGGGAAAAAGGCATGGAGGGGTAGACATCCAGGTCCAGGCCCGACCGTTCGCCCCGCTGAAGGTGGAAGTAACCGCAGGAGGCGATGACGGCGGCGTTGTCGGTACACAGTTTCAACGGCGGGATAAGTACCGGGATGGGTGAATCGGCGGCCATGCGTTCCCGCAGTCGGGAGTTGGCGGCGACTCCGCCGGAGAGCAGTATCTGGTTAACGCCGTATTCCTCGGCGGCGGCAATGGTTTTGGTCACCAGTACCCGGACAACCGCTTCCTGAAAACTGGCGGCGGCATTTTCCGGGGTATCCGTCTGTCCAGTCTCGACAAGCCGGTACAGGGCGGTCTTCAGGCCGGAAAAGCTGAAATCGTGGCTGTTACGGATGACGGCGCGGGGCAGTTTCAGCGTCGGCTTGCCCAATCGGGCGGCTATGTCCACCGCCGGGCCGCCGGGGTAGCCCAGGTTTAAAAGGCGCGCCGCCTTGTCGAAAGCCTCACCGGCGGCATCGTCCCGGGTGCGGCCGATAATCTCGTAATCGCCGTGGTCTTTCATATATACCAGATCGGTGTGACCACCGGAGACAATCAGCGCCATCACCGGAAACTGCGGCAGGTCACCGGTCAGCCAGTTGGCGTAAATGTGTCCTTCAAGGTGATTGACGCCGATCAGCGGCTTTTGGGCGGCCATAGCCAGAGATTTAGCGAAGTTCACCCCTACCAGAAGCGAACCAGCCAGCCCCGGGCCGGCGGTCACGGCCACGGCGTCGATGCCGGCGAGGGTCACTCCGGCGGTTTGCAGACTTTTTTCCAGCACCGGCACCGCCGACAGCAGATGCTGACGGGAGGCCACCTCCGGCACTACCCCGCCGTAACGGGCGTGGATGTCCACCTGGGAGGCTATCTCATTGGACAGAATCTCCACCCCGTCACGAACGACGGCGGCGGCGGTTTCATCACAGGAGCTTTCGATACCGAGTACCAGCATGGTTCAATTATAGCAAAGTTGCCGGCTGTGGTTCACCGCCGATATTGGCAATTGAAGATGTGGTTTGCTAAAATCGGAGAAAAACGACGGATACTGCAGAAAATCGGTTGAAAGAAAGAGAAAAGCAACCAAATAATCCATACGGCGGCCGCGATTGGCTGTTGTTCGTCGGGTTCAAGGTTGCACAAAAGATTCCACTAGGGTATCATTAGCGATGTTAGCAGTCTACGTGACGGACTGCTAAAATGTTGAAAAACAGCAGAATAAAAAAGGAGGTATTCATGGCAATCTCAGTACAACCCCTGCAGAACTTCGTCCTCATCAAACCGGGCAAGAAAGAAGAGATGCGTTCGGGTATCGTCATCCCCGACACCGCTCAGGAAAAAGCCCAGGAAGGTGAGGTCGTCGCCGTCGGCCCCGGCCGTATGGGCAAGGACAATACCCGCGAAGCCCTGGACGTCAAGGTCGGTGATTTCGTTATCTACCCCAAATTCGGTGGTACCGAAGTCAAGGTAGAGGGTAATGACCTGATCATCCTGCCCGAGAACCAGATTCTGGCCAAGCGCACCAACTAATAAGCAAACCAAGAAATTAAAGGAATAAATTAAGGAGGCAAAGTGGCAAAACAGATTATTTTCGGTGAACAAGTTAGAAAATCCCTGAAAGCCGGTATCGATACCCTGGCCGAT
This window encodes:
- a CDS encoding metalloendopeptidase, glycoprotease family (KEGG: dev:DhcVS_1208 metal-dependent protease with chaperone activity~TIGRFAM: metalloendopeptidase, glycoprotease family~PFAM: peptidase M22 glycoprotease), producing the protein MLVLGIESSCDETAAAVVRDGVEILSNEIASQVDIHARYGGVVPEVASRQHLLSAVPVLEKSLQTAGVTLAGIDAVAVTAGPGLAGSLLVGVNFAKSLAMAAQKPLIGVNHLEGHIYANWLTGDLPQFPVMALIVSGGHTDLVYMKDHGDYEIIGRTRDDAAGEAFDKAARLLNLGYPGGPAVDIAARLGKPTLKLPRAVIRNSHDFSFSGLKTALYRLVETGQTDTPENAAASFQEAVVRVLVTKTIAAAEEYGVNQILLSGGVAANSRLRERMAADSPIPVLIPPLKLCTDNAAVIASCGYFHLQRGERSGLDLDVYPSMPFSPSNSQ
- a CDS encoding Chaperonin Cpn10 (PFAM: Chaperonin Cpn10~KEGG: dev:DhcVS_1209 co-chaperonin GroES (HSP10)), whose translation is MAISVQPLQNFVLIKPGKKEEMRSGIVIPDTAQEKAQEGEVVAVGPGRMGKDNTREALDVKVGDFVIYPKFGGTEVKVEGNDLIILPENQILAKRTN
- a CDS encoding peptidase M16 domain protein (PFAM: peptidase M16 domain protein~KEGG: det:DET1429 M16 family peptidase) codes for the protein MYRKTTLPNGLRILTQEMPHTLSSSICVFVGTSSRYEPDNLGGVSHFIEHMLFRGTEKHRTAHDISEAIEGVGGIMNGGTDKESTVYWAKVASSHFMPTLDTLADMMLHSRFDPEDLERERQVIIEEIHMTEDQPDQKVCQLIDSILWPNHPLGRDIAGTESTIRDMGRADILNFMSGHYRPDNTVVSIAGGLTHEQMIKAVIDEFGEWESREPSCVFTGFTPNGGRRMIIEHRDIEQAYFQLAMPAMSTVDPRRYTQSLLNVILGEGMSSRLFTEIRDKLGLAYAIQSYADFLQDTGALTVAASVDTDNLEQAVAAVINELEKLKTTITRHELNKARELSKGRMALRLEDSRHVATWLGGQEILAGEILTPEEVITRLDKITLKDITDLAEEIIQADKFHLAVVGPVADETPLRHLLDGV
- a CDS encoding hypothetical protein (KEGG: fre:Franean1_1966 ABC-2 type transporter), producing the protein MNLSHNLVRLGTGAVVCGFGLLAYPEPAHANVIFPPQMLAALTLWVYPLSALIEAVALTFFLRRYFVGNHGLRLSFSVIFLLNLVTLLITNMLGFGLMGLSDSSNTFFLAEIFPLVSEYYLLTWLFRRWLKQSIMLKPVKPAVVRLLVLVLNAVTFGLGLLLMRWFY